A window of Oscillospiraceae bacterium contains these coding sequences:
- a CDS encoding FoF1 ATP synthase subunit a produces MNVEIEPGTLGTLPILGGITIDETMAMSAVVIGIMILFALIVRIFVIPRFKDKPGNFQLLIEAFVTGMDGMSRNNLGDRLGVTMAPYAATVGAYIVLGGIIELFGLRSPCADLNVTAALALMSFFLINLFSFRGGIKNALHHFKPFAISPIILITDIATPISLACRLFGNMLAGLVVMELIYSAIPLVIPAALSLYFNLFHSLLQAFIFVTLTLAFIHERAE; encoded by the coding sequence TTGAATGTTGAAATCGAACCCGGGACACTGGGTACGCTGCCGATTTTAGGCGGGATTACCATCGACGAGACCATGGCCATGTCGGCCGTCGTGATAGGGATTATGATTCTTTTCGCATTGATTGTCCGAATTTTCGTGATCCCGAGATTCAAGGACAAACCGGGCAATTTTCAGTTGCTGATTGAAGCGTTTGTCACCGGTATGGACGGGATGTCGCGCAACAACCTGGGCGACCGGCTGGGCGTTACTATGGCGCCTTATGCGGCCACGGTCGGTGCGTATATCGTCTTGGGAGGCATTATAGAGTTGTTTGGCCTGCGCTCACCTTGTGCAGACCTCAACGTAACCGCAGCATTGGCGTTGATGTCGTTTTTCCTGATCAACCTCTTCTCGTTCAGGGGCGGCATCAAAAATGCGCTTCACCACTTTAAACCCTTTGCAATTTCCCCCATCATTCTGATCACCGATATCGCAACTCCGATTTCGCTGGCCTGCCGACTTTTCGGCAACATGCTGGCCGGACTGGTGGTCATGGAACTGATTTACAGCGCTATCCCGCTCGTAATTCCTGCGGCACTTTCACTGTATTTCAATCTGTTCCACTCCTTGCTGCAGGCGTTTATCTTTGTGACGCTGACATTAGCTTTCATCCACGAGAGAG